In the genome of Alphaproteobacteria bacterium, one region contains:
- a CDS encoding LLM class flavin-dependent oxidoreductase, with product MSLNHMRFGIFLAPFHPMDENPTLCIDRDMALVQHLDQLAYDEAWIGEHHSGGFEIISSPEIFCAMAAERTRHIKLGSGVISLPYHNPFMVANRVAQLDHMMRGRFLFGFGPGALAGDAYRMGVDPEQQRRMMHESIDVIMPLLRGELVNAETDWFKLQDARLQLPMFSEGGPDIAVASSRSPTGALAAGRHGVGMLSIGGTSDAALAAHAKNWETCEETAKANGQQVSRDNWRMVTLMHIAETRQKARDNVAFGLKKWTQYFTDVATFPIIPPGVDDPIEYLIETKSACIGTPDDACEFIEHLQRGSGGFGALMQLAHNWADWEQTKRSYEMIARYVAPHFRNSNFLRQFSYDYSTDNREKFVNAAAKSVEDAIKNYEAQTGKEWTNPRGQKSQAAE from the coding sequence ATGTCCCTCAATCACATGCGCTTCGGTATTTTTCTCGCGCCCTTCCATCCCATGGACGAGAACCCGACCCTCTGCATCGACCGCGACATGGCGTTGGTCCAGCATCTCGACCAGCTGGCTTACGACGAAGCCTGGATCGGCGAGCACCATTCCGGCGGTTTCGAGATCATTTCCAGCCCGGAAATCTTCTGTGCCATGGCGGCCGAGCGCACGCGGCACATCAAGCTGGGCTCCGGCGTGATCTCGCTGCCCTATCACAACCCGTTCATGGTGGCGAACCGGGTGGCGCAGCTCGACCATATGATGCGCGGCCGCTTCCTGTTCGGCTTCGGACCCGGCGCGCTGGCGGGCGACGCCTATCGCATGGGCGTCGACCCGGAACAGCAGCGGCGCATGATGCACGAGTCCATCGACGTGATCATGCCGCTGTTGCGCGGCGAGTTGGTGAACGCGGAGACCGACTGGTTTAAACTGCAGGACGCGCGCCTGCAACTGCCGATGTTCTCGGAGGGCGGACCGGATATCGCGGTGGCCTCCAGCCGCTCGCCGACCGGAGCGCTGGCCGCGGGCCGGCATGGCGTCGGCATGCTCTCCATCGGCGGCACGTCGGATGCGGCCCTGGCAGCCCACGCCAAGAACTGGGAGACCTGCGAGGAAACCGCCAAGGCCAACGGCCAGCAGGTCAGCCGGGACAACTGGCGCATGGTCACCCTGATGCACATCGCCGAGACGCGGCAGAAGGCGCGGGACAATGTGGCGTTCGGCCTGAAGAAATGGACCCAGTATTTCACCGACGTCGCCACCTTCCCGATCATCCCGCCGGGCGTGGACGATCCGATCGAATACCTGATCGAGACCAAGTCGGCCTGCATCGGCACGCCGGACGACGCGTGCGAGTTCATCGAGCACCTGCAGCGCGGGTCCGGCGGCTTCGGTGCGCTGATGCAGTTGGCGCACAACTGGGCCGATTGGGAGCAGACCAAGCGCTCCTACGAGATGATCGCGCGCTATGTCGCCCCGCATTTCCGCAACAGCAACTTCCTGCGCCAGTTCTCCTATGACTATTCGACGGACAATCGCGAGAAGTTCGTGAACGCGGCGGCGAAGAGCGTCGAGGACGCGATCAAGAACTACGAGGCCCAGACCGGCAAGGAATGGACCAACCCGCGCGGCCAGAAAAGCCAGGCGGCCGAGTAG
- a CDS encoding amidase, translating into MSDDLCFMSAAEAGRKIAAKQLSSAELTDALLARTEALDGRLNAYIEVLGDAARASARAADDAVAKGEIKGPLHGVPVALKDIIDLKGVRTTAHSKLLLDNVATSDAFVTARLKEAGCVITGKLSTHEFAIGGPAFDLPFPPARNPWNPEHHPGGSSSGAGSSVAAGMVPVALGSDTGGSVRNPASCCGIVGIKPTYGRVSRAGVIPLSFSLDNVGPLTRTVEDNALMLAAIAGHDPRDPASDKRPVDDYTARLRAGVKGLKIGLIRHFYNEDLQADPEMAESIEATARLLESLGAEVREIRLPPLSQYAACNRVILLAEAYAIHQKDLQTRAGDYAASTRRRLLPGAFVSGADYVNALRMREKLVAAFNEAMEGLDAAVTASSMEPPVSMADMQEVERTYGRQARAPFNLIGNPAIAIPSGFHSNGLPLALQIVGRAFDEAMCFRVAWAVEQELNLGVRRPPL; encoded by the coding sequence ATGAGCGACGACCTCTGCTTCATGAGTGCCGCCGAAGCCGGGCGGAAGATCGCGGCGAAACAGCTTTCGTCCGCCGAACTGACCGACGCCCTGCTGGCCCGGACCGAAGCCCTGGACGGCAGGCTCAACGCCTATATCGAAGTGCTGGGCGATGCGGCGCGCGCGTCGGCCAGGGCGGCCGACGACGCGGTTGCCAAGGGCGAAATCAAGGGGCCGCTGCACGGCGTGCCGGTCGCGCTGAAGGACATTATCGATCTGAAAGGCGTGCGCACCACCGCCCACTCCAAGCTGCTGCTGGACAATGTCGCGACCTCCGACGCTTTCGTCACGGCGAGGCTGAAAGAGGCGGGCTGCGTCATCACCGGCAAGCTGTCGACCCACGAATTCGCCATCGGCGGCCCCGCGTTCGACCTGCCCTTCCCGCCCGCGCGCAATCCCTGGAACCCGGAGCACCATCCGGGCGGCTCGTCGTCGGGCGCCGGCAGCAGCGTTGCCGCCGGCATGGTGCCGGTTGCGCTGGGCTCGGACACCGGGGGCAGCGTCCGCAACCCGGCCTCCTGCTGCGGCATTGTCGGCATCAAACCCACCTATGGCCGCGTCTCCCGCGCCGGCGTCATCCCCCTGTCGTTCAGCCTCGACAATGTCGGCCCGCTGACACGGACGGTGGAGGACAACGCCCTGATGCTGGCGGCCATTGCCGGCCACGACCCGCGCGACCCGGCCAGCGACAAGCGGCCGGTGGACGACTACACCGCCCGCCTGCGCGCTGGCGTCAAGGGCTTGAAAATCGGCCTGATCCGCCATTTCTACAACGAGGACCTGCAAGCCGACCCCGAAATGGCCGAGAGCATCGAGGCCACGGCCCGCCTGCTGGAAAGCCTGGGGGCGGAGGTGCGGGAAATCCGCCTGCCGCCGCTCTCGCAATACGCGGCCTGCAACCGGGTGATCCTGCTGGCGGAGGCCTATGCCATCCACCAGAAGGATTTGCAGACCCGTGCCGGCGACTATGCCGCCAGCACGCGCCGCCGGCTGCTGCCGGGCGCCTTCGTGAGCGGCGCCGACTATGTCAACGCACTCCGCATGCGCGAGAAACTGGTCGCCGCCTTCAACGAGGCCATGGAGGGCCTGGACGCCGCCGTCACCGCCTCCAGCATGGAGCCGCCGGTCAGCATGGCCGACATGCAGGAGGTGGAGCGCACCTATGGTCGCCAGGCCCGCGCGCCGTTCAACCTGATCGGCAACCCGGCCATCGCCATCCCGTCGGGCTTCCATTCCAACGGCCTGCCGCTGGCACTGCAAATCGTCGGCCGCGCCTTCGACGAGGCCATGTGCTTCCGCGTCGCCTGGGCGGTGGAGCAGGAACTGAACCTGGGCGTCCGCCGGCCCCCGCTCTGA
- a CDS encoding pyrroline-5-carboxylate reductase: MSEGVTVLLIGCGKMGGAMLAGWRTWPGFRAAVVEPKAPVQTDSAVTLYMEGADLPADFQPDAVVVAVKPQEMDKAAPVYKRFVRPETVFLSIAAGKTIGSFEGYWGQQAAIVRAMPNTPAAVGRGVTVLVANDRVSADQRALCQRLLEAVGSVEWVEDEGLLDAVTAVSGGGPAYVFLLIEALADAGVASGLPRDLSEAIARATVEGSGELSRQSPDKPETLRKNVMSPGGTTAEAVAVLDAADGIRPLFERAIAAATKRSRELA, encoded by the coding sequence ATGTCCGAGGGCGTGACGGTATTGTTGATCGGTTGCGGCAAGATGGGCGGCGCCATGCTGGCCGGCTGGCGCACCTGGCCGGGTTTCCGGGCCGCCGTGGTCGAACCCAAGGCGCCGGTCCAGACCGACAGCGCGGTCACGCTCTATATGGAGGGCGCGGACCTGCCGGCGGACTTCCAGCCCGATGCGGTCGTGGTTGCGGTTAAGCCGCAGGAAATGGACAAGGCCGCACCGGTCTACAAGCGCTTTGTGCGGCCCGAGACGGTGTTTCTCTCGATCGCAGCCGGCAAGACCATCGGCTCGTTCGAGGGCTATTGGGGCCAGCAGGCCGCCATTGTCCGCGCCATGCCGAACACGCCCGCCGCCGTCGGCCGGGGGGTCACCGTGCTGGTGGCGAACGACCGGGTCTCCGCCGATCAGCGCGCGCTCTGCCAGCGGCTGTTGGAGGCGGTCGGCAGCGTCGAATGGGTCGAGGACGAGGGGCTTCTGGATGCGGTGACGGCGGTCAGCGGCGGCGGCCCGGCCTATGTGTTCCTGCTGATCGAGGCGCTGGCCGATGCCGGAGTCGCCTCCGGTCTGCCGCGCGACCTCTCCGAGGCCATCGCCCGGGCGACGGTGGAGGGTTCGGGCGAACTCTCGCGCCAGTCGCCGGACAAGCCGGAGACGCTGCGCAAGAACGTCATGTCGCCCGGCGGCACGACGGCGGAGGCGGTGGCGGTGCTGGATGCCGCCGACGGCATCCGCCCGCTATTCGAACGGGCGATCGCCGCGGCGACCAAGCGCTCGCGCGAACTGGCCTGA
- a CDS encoding demethoxyubiquinone hydroxylase family protein has translation MAAAPGRRLPGDLSRAQELARMLRVDHAGEYGATRIYEGQLAVLGHRPVGRTIRHMAAQEEEHKAAFDKLLVERGVRPTALAPFWTVAGFALGAGTALLGERAAMACTVAVEEVIGEHYAHQIDRLEALNEEAGDRDLSDMLTRFRDDELEHRDTGLQHDAEGAPAYALLSALIKRGTRTAIWLAERF, from the coding sequence ATGGCTGCCGCTCCCGGACGCCGCTTGCCCGGCGATCTCTCCCGTGCGCAGGAACTGGCGCGCATGCTGCGGGTCGATCATGCCGGCGAGTATGGCGCGACCCGCATCTATGAGGGCCAGCTGGCCGTGCTGGGCCACCGCCCGGTCGGCCGCACCATCCGCCACATGGCGGCGCAGGAGGAGGAGCACAAGGCCGCGTTCGACAAGCTGCTGGTCGAGCGGGGCGTCCGCCCCACCGCGCTGGCGCCGTTCTGGACCGTGGCCGGTTTCGCGCTCGGCGCCGGCACCGCGCTGCTGGGCGAGCGGGCGGCCATGGCCTGCACGGTCGCGGTCGAGGAGGTGATCGGCGAGCACTACGCCCACCAGATCGACCGGCTGGAGGCGCTGAACGAGGAGGCCGGCGACCGGGATCTGTCCGACATGCTGACCCGGTTCCGCGACGACGAGTTGGAGCACCGCGACACCGGCCTTCAGCACGACGCCGAGGGGGCGCCGGCCTATGCGCTGCTCTCGGCGCTGATCAAGCGCGGCACGCGCACGGCGATCTGGCTGGCCGAACGCTTCTAG
- a CDS encoding disulfide bond formation protein B — protein sequence MRFDLRLLALLLSLAGIAVLLAAFGFQHLGGLDPCVLCVYQRWPWVAAIVLGALAFGLGGHRGLLALAALALAVGAGIAAFHVGVEQHWWAGTSECGGTVGAATTVEELKRQLLATPVTRCDEIAWSLFGISMAGYNFLLSAGLAIGVGGALVRNRRRMA from the coding sequence ATGCGGTTTGACCTTCGCCTCTTGGCCTTGCTGCTGTCGCTGGCGGGGATCGCCGTGCTGCTGGCCGCCTTCGGTTTCCAGCATCTGGGCGGCCTCGATCCGTGCGTGCTGTGCGTCTACCAGCGCTGGCCCTGGGTGGCGGCGATCGTGCTGGGCGCACTGGCCTTTGGGCTGGGCGGCCATCGCGGCCTGTTGGCGCTTGCGGCGCTGGCCCTGGCGGTCGGCGCCGGCATCGCGGCCTTTCATGTGGGCGTGGAGCAACATTGGTGGGCCGGTACCTCCGAATGCGGCGGCACCGTGGGCGCTGCCACGACCGTCGAGGAGTTGAAGCGGCAATTGCTGGCGACCCCGGTCACCCGCTGCGACGAGATCGCGTGGTCGCTGTTCGGTATCTCCATGGCCGGCTACAATTTCCTTTTGTCGGCCGGCCTCGCCATCGGGGTCGGTGGCGCTTTGGTTCGGAACCGCAGGAGGATGGCGTGA
- a CDS encoding DedA family protein, which translates to MLRRLYDQTMALAMTPYATWALVAVAFAESSFFPIPPDVVLIPMILAARDRAFHYVAIATIASVVGGLAGYGIGWGLWEVVGAPILDFYGAMGKFEEFRAGYNEHGALIVFIAGLTPFPYKVITIASGAFGLDLMSFMVASVLARGGRFLIVGLLLWRFGEPIRTFIERYLGVLTVVFCILLVGGFVVLKYAV; encoded by the coding sequence TTGCTCCGCCGTCTCTACGATCAGACCATGGCACTCGCCATGACGCCCTATGCCACCTGGGCGCTGGTGGCGGTGGCGTTTGCCGAGAGCTCGTTCTTTCCCATTCCGCCCGACGTGGTGCTGATCCCGATGATCCTGGCCGCGCGCGACCGGGCGTTTCACTACGTGGCGATTGCCACCATCGCCTCGGTCGTCGGCGGCCTGGCCGGCTATGGCATCGGCTGGGGATTGTGGGAGGTGGTCGGCGCGCCGATCCTCGACTTCTACGGCGCCATGGGCAAGTTCGAGGAATTTCGCGCCGGCTATAACGAGCACGGCGCGCTGATCGTGTTCATCGCCGGCCTCACGCCCTTTCCCTATAAGGTCATCACAATCGCCAGCGGGGCGTTTGGCCTGGACCTGATGTCCTTCATGGTGGCGTCGGTCCTGGCGCGGGGCGGGCGGTTTCTCATTGTCGGCCTGCTGCTCTGGCGCTTCGGCGAGCCGATCCGCACCTTCATCGAGCGGTATTTGGGCGTGCTGACGGTGGTGTTCTGCATTCTTCTGGTCGGCGGATTCGTGGTGTTGAAATATGCGGTTTGA
- a CDS encoding thiolase, whose product MDPNDLHRKVAIVGVAESDIGRVPHKSKFQLSAEASKKALDEAGLTKDDVDGVFTTIITEGGQFSSMLMAEYMGIRPRYTDSTSIGGSSFVAYVEHAAMAIATGLCEVALICHGSTNISDRGGRAGPVSGASHVFGPAQFEEPYGVSTVGSYALAAQRHMHEYGTTSEQLAEIAVATRKWASMNPLARMRDPITIEDVLNSRMIASPLHLLDCCLVTDAGGAVVLTSMERARDLKKRPVSVLGTGEATTHRMISQMPDLTETAAKISGRLAFERAGVSHADIDVAEIYDSFTITVLLTLESLGFCKKGEGGAFVSGQRTAPGGDFPMNTQGGALSYTHPGMFGIFTVIEAVRQLRGECGPRQVPNAELALANGTGGVLSSTGTIILGRE is encoded by the coding sequence TTGGACCCCAACGATCTCCACCGCAAGGTGGCCATCGTCGGTGTCGCCGAGAGCGACATCGGCCGCGTGCCCCACAAGAGCAAGTTCCAACTCTCCGCCGAAGCCAGCAAAAAGGCGCTGGACGAGGCCGGGCTCACCAAGGACGACGTCGACGGCGTCTTCACCACCATCATCACCGAGGGCGGCCAGTTCTCCTCCATGCTGATGGCGGAGTATATGGGCATCCGGCCGCGCTACACCGACAGCACCTCCATCGGCGGCTCGTCCTTCGTCGCCTATGTCGAGCACGCGGCGATGGCGATCGCCACCGGGCTCTGCGAGGTGGCGCTGATCTGCCATGGCTCCACCAATATCTCCGACCGCGGCGGCCGCGCCGGCCCGGTCTCGGGCGCCAGCCACGTGTTCGGCCCGGCCCAGTTCGAGGAGCCCTATGGCGTCTCCACCGTCGGCAGCTATGCGCTGGCGGCGCAGCGGCACATGCACGAATACGGCACCACGTCCGAGCAACTGGCGGAAATCGCCGTGGCGACGCGGAAATGGGCCAGCATGAACCCGCTGGCGCGCATGCGCGACCCGATCACCATCGAGGACGTGCTGAACTCGCGCATGATCGCCTCGCCGCTGCACCTGCTCGACTGTTGCCTGGTGACGGATGCCGGCGGCGCCGTCGTGCTGACCTCGATGGAGCGGGCGCGCGACCTGAAAAAGCGCCCGGTGAGCGTGCTTGGCACCGGCGAGGCCACCACCCACCGCATGATCAGCCAGATGCCGGACCTGACCGAGACCGCGGCCAAGATCAGCGGGCGGCTGGCGTTCGAGCGGGCGGGCGTCAGTCATGCCGACATCGACGTCGCCGAGATCTATGACAGCTTCACCATCACCGTGCTGCTGACGCTGGAGAGCCTGGGCTTCTGCAAGAAGGGCGAAGGCGGCGCCTTCGTCTCCGGCCAGCGCACGGCGCCCGGCGGCGATTTTCCCATGAACACCCAGGGCGGGGCGCTCAGCTACACCCACCCGGGCATGTTCGGCATCTTCACCGTGATTGAGGCGGTGCGGCAGTTGCGCGGCGAATGCGGGCCCAGGCAGGTGCCGAATGCCGAACTGGCGCTCGCCAATGGCACCGGCGGCGTGCTGTCGTCCACCGGCACCATCATCCTCGGGAGGGAATAG
- a CDS encoding Zn-ribbon domain-containing OB-fold protein codes for MSQIPLPTPYQDTAEYWQAAKDHRFVVQKCRDCGEHQFYPRGVCSHCLSSDLEWREASGKATVYSYSVNYRAGHPGFAAKTPFVLALVELAEGPRMMTNIVNCDPESVRIGMAVTVCYDDVTDEVTLPMFQPA; via the coding sequence ATGAGCCAGATACCGCTACCGACCCCCTACCAGGACACGGCCGAATACTGGCAGGCGGCGAAAGACCACCGCTTCGTCGTCCAGAAATGCCGGGATTGCGGCGAGCACCAGTTCTATCCCCGCGGCGTTTGCAGCCATTGCCTTTCCAGCGATCTGGAGTGGCGGGAAGCAAGTGGCAAGGCCACGGTCTATTCCTATTCCGTGAACTATCGCGCCGGCCATCCGGGCTTTGCCGCGAAGACGCCGTTCGTGCTCGCCTTGGTCGAACTTGCGGAGGGGCCGCGCATGATGACCAATATCGTCAACTGCGACCCGGAAAGCGTGCGCATCGGCATGGCGGTCACGGTCTGCTACGACGACGTGACCGACGAGGTGACGCTGCCCATGTTCCAGCCGGCCTAG
- a CDS encoding MFS transporter, with translation MGMAAFAAGRPDRAAALGVWLLGLGETIIWACIFYVFAALLLTWEAELGWGKGDLTLGLTVAILAAALASPVAGRLIDAGHGRRVLGLGALTGAAALAALSQVQSVPAYLATWAVIGASQAFCLYEPCFSVVTRAKGAHARPAITRITLMAGFASTVSFLSAAALVGVSDWRTTVLVFAVAAAGLAAPLLYCGATLLEEAAGELVRPAPRAENRAALVAALQKPQFWMIALAFPMMALNHGILLNHIMPLLTERQIPQATAVLVASTIGPMQVAGRVALMLVEKRVSTLAMTAMAFCGVVCAALLLMQAGTSPAFAFAFAALQGASYGLTSILKPSVTVEFLGRTGFGAIAGWLALPYLVGFAFAPYVGSLIWQAGGYDAVVPATAGFAGLGVLCVVGLALVGRIRNGRRAT, from the coding sequence ATGGGCATGGCCGCGTTTGCGGCAGGACGGCCCGACCGGGCCGCCGCGCTGGGAGTCTGGTTGCTGGGCCTGGGCGAGACGATCATCTGGGCCTGTATTTTCTATGTCTTCGCGGCGTTGCTGCTGACCTGGGAGGCGGAGCTGGGCTGGGGCAAGGGCGACCTGACCCTGGGCCTGACCGTGGCGATCCTGGCCGCGGCCCTGGCCTCGCCGGTGGCCGGGCGGCTGATCGATGCCGGACACGGCCGGCGGGTGCTGGGTCTCGGTGCGCTGACCGGCGCGGCGGCACTGGCCGCACTCTCGCAGGTGCAGAGCGTCCCCGCCTATCTGGCCACCTGGGCGGTGATCGGCGCGTCTCAGGCCTTTTGTCTGTACGAGCCCTGCTTTTCCGTCGTCACCCGGGCCAAGGGCGCCCATGCCCGGCCGGCCATCACCCGCATCACCCTGATGGCGGGCTTTGCCTCGACGGTGAGTTTCCTGTCAGCGGCGGCCCTGGTGGGCGTGAGCGACTGGCGCACGACCGTGCTCGTGTTTGCCGTCGCCGCGGCAGGCCTGGCCGCCCCCCTGCTCTATTGCGGCGCCACCCTGCTGGAGGAAGCCGCCGGCGAGTTGGTGCGGCCGGCGCCGCGGGCGGAAAACCGGGCCGCTCTGGTCGCGGCGCTGCAAAAGCCGCAGTTCTGGATGATCGCCCTCGCCTTTCCGATGATGGCGCTCAACCACGGCATTTTGCTGAACCACATCATGCCGCTGTTGACCGAACGCCAGATCCCGCAGGCGACCGCCGTGCTGGTCGCTTCCACCATCGGGCCGATGCAGGTGGCCGGACGGGTGGCGCTGATGCTGGTGGAGAAGCGGGTGAGCACGCTTGCCATGACGGCCATGGCGTTCTGCGGCGTGGTCTGCGCCGCGCTGCTACTGATGCAGGCCGGCACCTCACCCGCGTTTGCCTTCGCCTTCGCGGCGTTGCAGGGCGCCTCCTATGGCCTGACCAGCATTCTCAAACCGTCGGTCACGGTGGAATTCCTGGGCCGCACCGGCTTCGGCGCCATCGCCGGCTGGCTGGCCCTGCCCTATCTGGTCGGCTTTGCCTTCGCGCCCTATGTGGGCTCGCTGATCTGGCAGGCCGGCGGCTATGACGCCGTGGTGCCGGCGACGGCGGGTTTTGCCGGGCTGGGGGTGCTCTGCGTTGTCGGGCTGGCACTGGTCGGCCGCATCCGCAACGGCCGGCGCGCGACCTGA
- a CDS encoding LLM class F420-dependent oxidoreductase — protein sequence MQWGVHLPHLGRAVDRHTVMGFAREAERLGCHSGWVSDHVCWPADIASKYPYTDDGSFQPAPDMGWLDPLGTLLFVAGCTETLRLGTTVLILPYRMPVQTAKQVATLDVVSGGRAILGVGVGWMAEEAAVLGMPWDRRGKRSDEQLEIFHRLFTDKEPSFHGEFYQFPRVGFEPKPVQSPFPIWVGGSTPVAFRRVARYGQAFHAAFQPRDEVSHAWDQVRRECDAIGRDASGLTLSLRIYLDPAQAMQKEKSIGGHKDEMLETIARLQDIGVGHLLLDPVARGGVPARLDALRAFMEDVAPHVKGGRS from the coding sequence ATGCAATGGGGAGTTCACCTGCCGCATCTCGGCCGGGCCGTCGACCGTCACACCGTGATGGGGTTCGCCCGGGAAGCCGAGCGGCTGGGATGCCATTCCGGCTGGGTCAGCGACCATGTCTGCTGGCCCGCCGACATCGCGTCGAAATACCCTTATACCGACGACGGCTCGTTCCAGCCGGCCCCCGACATGGGCTGGCTCGACCCGCTGGGCACGCTGCTGTTCGTCGCCGGCTGTACCGAGACGCTGCGCCTCGGCACCACCGTCCTGATCCTGCCCTACCGCATGCCGGTGCAGACCGCCAAGCAGGTGGCGACGCTGGACGTGGTCAGCGGCGGCCGGGCCATTCTGGGCGTCGGCGTCGGCTGGATGGCGGAGGAGGCCGCGGTCCTGGGCATGCCCTGGGACCGGCGCGGCAAACGCTCGGATGAGCAGTTGGAAATCTTCCACCGCCTGTTCACGGACAAGGAACCCTCGTTCCACGGCGAGTTCTACCAGTTTCCGCGCGTCGGCTTCGAGCCGAAGCCCGTGCAATCGCCGTTTCCGATCTGGGTCGGCGGCTCGACGCCGGTCGCCTTCCGGCGCGTCGCCCGCTACGGCCAGGCGTTCCACGCCGCCTTCCAGCCGCGGGACGAGGTCAGCCATGCCTGGGACCAGGTGCGGCGCGAGTGCGACGCCATCGGGCGGGACGCCTCCGGCCTGACCCTGTCGCTGCGCATCTATCTGGACCCGGCCCAGGCGATGCAGAAGGAGAAATCCATCGGCGGCCACAAGGACGAGATGCTGGAAACCATCGCCCGGCTGCAAGACATCGGCGTCGGCCACTTGCTGCTCGACCCCGTGGCGCGCGGCGGCGTGCCGGCCCGGCTGGATGCGCTCCGCGCCTTCATGGAAGACGTGGCCCCGCACGTGAAAGGAGGACGCTCATGA
- a CDS encoding AMP-binding protein: MNPWQDVNRFGDLAAEAARKFGDHEGLVFQDRRHTFNQISEQVDRAARAAMAAGVRKGDHVAVWLQNSDRFVFIVLGLLKAGAVLVPINTRFRTNDLEYVLRQSDSSMLLTHNTSGPIGYLDMVREVVKLPATGDAIDDPNFPILRKVLILDDAAHAGTLSWDAALEAGARIGDTALAERANSIQPTDIALIKYTSGTTGFPKGAMHTHNIIRNVTERGFRMGITRNDKIMSYLPLFHAFGFSECLLMSIITGACQIVTETFDPAEVMDLVEREGASIVHGFEAHALALANEQERRPRDVSTLRTGVMAGGQLSATPVLRKMERLLAPIHSVSGHGMTETWIGVGLSALDDSTELRHEASGYPGLGFDVRIQDLETGELCPVGQEGELQVRGRFLMQGYYKKPKETAESYTADGWFKTGDTAKWRTDGVFRFVGRHKDMLKVGGENVDPMEVEGLLLDHPGVHQVAVVGCPDEKLSEVAVAYVERVPGGTVSEEDVIGHCRGKVASFKIPRHVVFLDAFPMTASGKIRKVELRADAAERFAPA; the protein is encoded by the coding sequence ATGAACCCCTGGCAGGACGTGAACCGCTTCGGCGATCTGGCGGCAGAGGCCGCCCGCAAGTTCGGCGACCATGAGGGCCTGGTGTTTCAGGACCGGCGCCACACCTTCAACCAGATTTCCGAGCAGGTCGACCGGGCCGCCCGCGCGGCCATGGCGGCGGGGGTGCGCAAGGGCGACCATGTGGCGGTCTGGCTGCAAAACAGCGACCGGTTCGTGTTCATCGTCCTGGGGCTGTTGAAAGCCGGCGCGGTGCTGGTGCCGATCAACACCCGCTTCCGCACCAACGACCTGGAATACGTGCTGCGCCAGTCGGACAGCAGCATGCTCCTCACCCACAACACCAGCGGCCCGATCGGCTATCTGGACATGGTGCGCGAGGTGGTGAAGCTGCCGGCGACGGGCGATGCCATCGACGACCCGAACTTCCCCATCCTGCGCAAGGTCCTGATCCTCGACGACGCGGCGCATGCCGGCACCCTGTCCTGGGACGCCGCGCTCGAAGCGGGCGCCCGCATCGGCGACACGGCGCTGGCGGAGCGGGCGAATTCGATCCAGCCGACCGACATCGCGCTGATCAAATACACCAGCGGCACCACCGGCTTCCCCAAGGGAGCCATGCACACCCACAACATCATCCGCAACGTGACCGAACGCGGCTTCCGCATGGGCATCACGCGCAACGACAAGATCATGTCGTACCTGCCCCTGTTCCACGCCTTCGGCTTTTCGGAATGCCTGCTGATGTCGATCATCACCGGCGCCTGCCAGATCGTGACCGAGACCTTCGACCCGGCCGAGGTGATGGATCTGGTGGAGCGCGAGGGCGCTTCCATCGTCCACGGGTTCGAGGCGCACGCGCTGGCGCTCGCCAACGAGCAGGAACGCCGCCCGCGCGACGTCTCGACCCTGCGCACGGGCGTGATGGCGGGCGGTCAGCTCAGTGCGACGCCGGTGCTGCGCAAGATGGAGCGCCTGCTGGCGCCGATCCATTCGGTTTCGGGCCATGGCATGACCGAGACCTGGATCGGCGTCGGCCTTTCCGCCCTCGACGACAGCACGGAACTGCGCCATGAGGCCTCCGGCTATCCGGGCCTGGGCTTCGACGTGCGGATTCAGGACCTGGAGACCGGCGAACTCTGCCCGGTCGGCCAGGAAGGCGAGTTGCAGGTGCGCGGCCGGTTCCTGATGCAGGGCTATTACAAGAAACCGAAGGAAACCGCCGAGTCCTATACCGCGGACGGCTGGTTCAAGACCGGCGACACCGCCAAGTGGCGCACCGATGGCGTGTTCCGCTTTGTCGGCCGCCACAAGGATATGCTGAAGGTCGGCGGCGAGAATGTCGACCCGATGGAGGTGGAAGGTCTGCTGCTCGACCATCCGGGCGTGCACCAGGTCGCCGTCGTCGGCTGCCCGGACGAAAAGCTGTCGGAGGTCGCCGTGGCCTATGTCGAGCGCGTGCCCGGCGGAACGGTCAGCGAGGAAGACGTGATCGGCCATTGCCGCGGCAAGGTCGCGAGCTTCAAAATCCCCCGCCATGTGGTCTTCCTGGACGCCTTCCCCATGACCGCGTCCGGCAAGATCCGCAAGGTCGAACTGCGCGCCGACGCCGCCGAACGCTTCGCGCCGGCCTGA